From the genome of Bos indicus isolate NIAB-ARS_2022 breed Sahiwal x Tharparkar chromosome 2, NIAB-ARS_B.indTharparkar_mat_pri_1.0, whole genome shotgun sequence:
TCATAGTTCTACAGATTATGAGAACAaacccgttttttttttttttttttaaaacaaaagccgAAGTATCATTCATAGGGATCATATACACCATTTCCTCTAACATAACCTCAGTCTCACAGTGTTGAAATGGGACCGATCAGCCTACGATGGATTGCACATCACCCAAGGAGAAACGAAGGTGTGGAAAACGCGAACATTTTCTACTGCTTCACAAATACGTTTACAAGGAACAGGTGAAGAGACGAtataggaaagagagaaaagaaaaccttatTGCTGTTTCCATACAAAATACAGTATGAAGATACCTAAACTAAATCAGATCTGTTTATGATTACCAATGTTTTCACAATGTGGGATGAAGTGTCTTCTTGCACAATGAAATGTTCAGTCTAGAAGATAAGCAGAAAGATGAGAGAGAGGATATCAAGACTACACCTGGGATATTAGCTGCATATTGAAACTTGGGGATCGAGACTGCTTGGTTAAGGGAGCTCCTGGGCTGAGGAGCTCTTTACCTTCTGTAGCTTGACCTAGCCGGTCTTCCTGTAGACTGACCGTTGAATATCGATTAGCATTGTTAGCTGCTAGATTAGTAATACCCTCAGTGCCAACCCCAATGCTGGTACTTGCTTGACTGCCATTTACATAGTCAAATGATTTACTTGAGGAAGCACTGGCTGTCCGGATTAGATTAATGCTATTAGTTTTTGGCACCACCTGGCCAGCAGGCAGGCTCAGGTGTTTCTTCATCGGTGTCAGCTCAATTGAATCTACACTAAGATCAGTTGGTTGCTGTACATACTGCCTGCGAACTACTGAATCTCGAGGGCTCTCATTGGATTTGATGGCAGAAGTTGTTTCTTTATCCTTGGCTGAACGCCCAGTTGCTACTTTCCTTAAGCTTCCCCTCTGAGAAGAGGAGGATGGTTTGATCCCAATTGGCTGGCTGctgagggaagcccctgatgaAAATCCTTCATCTGCATCATTCAGGTTTACCGACTCCTCTCCTCCATTTATACCCTCAGCACCTAAAAAACAAATCAGACAGACTCAGCAATagctaaattaaataaaaagcagCCGTGAATAACAACTCAACTGACCTTTTCTCCTAGGTAATGTTTGCTATAGGTCAGCAATGACCCTTGCTACAAACACTTTCCCTAAATAATTTAGGGGAAGGAGCCTCAATCTATACAGAATTCTCATGTTATTTATTCTGTTCATTTAGCTTTGATTAGGCTAGCTTATGTAAAACTATTCACGAGCAAGTCTAGCGTACTATTAGTATCAATATTTAGACACACAACTGTAGGTAAAATAGTGACCGTAAATCTTTATGATACACCTTGTCAATTTGAGGTGAGCATATctgtctaaaaaaacaaaaattttcctaTCTTCCTTAACCTGTCATAAAATAGGAGACCCTTCTAATTTCAGTCACCCAGAATAATGTCAAAAACCCATCCCCAAACCCCTTTTAACTactatgaaattttatatttaacagcTAATTGCTTCTAAATAGCTTTAAAATCTTTAACATGGAACTAGTACATTTTCTAACTCTAAACTAAAAATTCTACATTGCTTCTAGTAACTTCAGTCATATTTTGTCTTATGAACATGCCTACTCACTGGTTTCCATATTTTCTTGATCAGttaatgtgaaaatatttgatTAACAGAGAACAAAGGTAAGAACCAACAAGGATACTGAGGAagaattttttactattttataatataataaataatatataataattttatgttatatatttatataatattttagattttaaatattgaGATATATTATTTTGGGATCACAAAATACTTATAGTATTCCATTAAGTTTCATGCAGAAACTGTAGTTAACAAAAGAATTCTTATCTTGGGATTTTGTAAGAAAAGAAGCATGTATTCAGTTTGGGTTTTCAGAAAGCCCGATTCCTTTACTGAAAGTATGATCAACACTCTCTTAGaaaatagaacattttcttttttcaaaaactgACAGAAGTTTGCtacctttaaaatatgtttaccAGATTGTAAGAAAGTTCAGTCTAAATCTATATTCAGAAATCAATATTTTAGCTAAGGTAAACTGTTAGGACAGAAATCCAAAAAAATATCACTTTGAGATACAAGTTACCTaagtaaaatatacacaaaatactTAAACACAATCTTTATTTAACATAGtacttggaaaaatataaatattttctcatatggattagttatttctttccttcaaaagaagaatgaaataggcTATCCTTAAAGCAAAAGGCATCTTCTTGTTATATCCAGCAGTTTAGTAATCTTTATTCATCATGCAAAGCCATATGAAAATGCAGCTGACACCACTTCTCTCAACCCCTTCCTCAAGAACAGTATATAGtgtacatcaaaataaaaactttaaattatatttatatcacaTCTAagcaatttatttataattactaTGAAGAACTCCACAATGCCCAGGAAAAGATAGTTACTGGTTCAGAATTAAGATCAGTAATATAAAACTAGAAGTGAACAGAAATATGTCATTGGCTATACATATGGTTAGGGAAAGAGACTGAGAGACTTAGTGCTAGCTTCTGAATTTTGCCACATGCAGATCTGATGCCCAAGCAATATGGCCATAAAAGAGATATGACAATGTAGAAACCACCATGCAAGAGAACCTACTGATATTTTATATACTAGGAAATGCTATTTCAGTATAGTGGAACACTGAATATACTTTAATCACAAGCACGGTCCTCAGtttagtaataattttaaatacagctTTAAAAGTCATAAATGTTACTTAACAATCAGGATAAAGGTAGGTGATGAATTCTCTCTTCAATTCCAACACGTAATAAATACAACTTTAACTGTAAAACTATTTAAAACCTttagaaaacatgttttcttttttcgttTGGTTGCACCACAtgacttgtgggattttagttttctgacaactgactgaacctgggtcctcaGCAGTTGagagagcagagtcctaaccactgcagtGCCAGGTgaaattcccttctttttcttttagaaggTCAATTATTGATGCTAAACCAAAAGCTCCAGCAGACTTCAGAATTACCGAAACTTTTCATTAGTTTTAATAATTTCCATATTTCTGTCTAAAAAACTTCAAGGAATAAAAAGGCTATTATGTCTAATAacattttccttctaattttctcCTTGGGTGATAATACTATTCATGAGCCAAAGATGAGACAAccaaaaagatttttaatgaactttcctatttatgtttgcttttccttaaaaattagcTTTTACTAATACTCATTTAAAGCTACAATTAAACTAGATTAAAAGGCGAAATAACTTAAGAAATTTCAAACACACCAATGGGATTCATTCCTTTTCTAAATGGCCATACCCCAGCTTCACAACCTGAAATTTTATCAGTAATAGGAGATATTAAAACAGGATGTTTTAACATTTAATAGGACATTTTAAAGGAattactattttttccttttttcaaagtGTATGACTTATgattaataggaaaaaatgatTCTACCCAATCCCATACTTAAATTTCATCAATGTTAGTGATTATTGTACTACATTTAGCATGGATACTCCAATATTCTAACAATGGCAGTAGATACACTTCAAGTGGCTCATTTAGTCATCAAGAAAGTGGAGAACAGATGTTGATCAATTTAGGCCAACTATGAATTTGACATCTAttcatatacttatttttacGCCTTATACAAGATACAACTGACTCCCAGGAATAACATAAAGagatatagaaaaaatgaaaaggaaaggctGTGTCCTTCACACGGTTCTCTTCATAGTACCAACTTCTTTGGGTCCCTAGATCATGCACATGCAACACTGTTAAATGAAGTCAGGTCACTCTGGGCAAATGGGCAAGGGAACAGAAGGTAGATTTAGATTCTTACTGAGCATGCTCAAATTTTTAATGcaccaaaaagcaagagattttcctaaggtggaataaataaaaataagtaacctATTTTAAAACTACTTGCTATATTTCATAAATTAGTGTACAAGTTCCACAGCAGCAATacattaaataatgaaaaaactaTTAGGCCACAATATCCTCTTTTATAAAACCAATTTCTATGGCATTACATGTTAAACAGCAAATAAATACTTTCCTATCAGAGAGAAGTGTTCTTTTATAGATAATGGTCGTGGCTgtgatggtggtggaggggtaaaaaaaaattctcatttgagATACCCATACTGTATAAACAAGGATCTATTAGGATTTATGACTTCTAAATAATACATTTCACTTCTGTTTGGGAGCTATATAAGATAGTCATTTTTTACAATAAATGATAAAAAGGTAGTGTGCACCAGGAGAGTACATTTATAGAGGAAAGATGTCAGTAGTTCAGACCCAGGCAACTTGATTTGAAGATTATAAGAAGCCAATCAATACTGGTTTATTCTGTCAAAGAGATAAGAAGTTTTTGTTAATTGGCCACCCTGGGACTAGAGACCAATCAGCCAGCTCCATTTCAGTCCCATTTCTCAAAGATAATGTACTAAAGCTTTAAAACTCTCCTCACCTATTTTCCAAATAATACATTATCAACTAAATGAAATTGATACACATTGAATAATAAGGCTCAGGTCCATTGGGTGCATTTTTCCTTTCCTGATGTTAGAATAAACATGCTCAGTAATGAAGAAATCCCAAGCATTTGCAGACCTTTTGGAGATAGGCCTCTCCCTTGTTAGTAGCCATGCCAAGCTGCTCTTTAATACACAGGGATGCAGACTCCAGGCCAGCACAAATGGTAACTAAAGATTGTACCTGACCTGGTGCTAGCATATAGGGGGGGTGCGCTTTGCAAGGAGAGTCTAATACACCCTGGGGTAGTGGAAACACACACTAGAATGGAAAGATGTTCTGCTTGGGGACAGAGAGCCAGGATCCTTCTCCAGCAACTGCCTCACTGACTTCTGCCTCCTCATCTCTGTCCTACCCTctgttgtggctgctgctgagttgggCTCCGGTGAGCCGTGCTCAGGAGTCCTGTGCACCAGCACCTCCCCCTCTTGCACacgtttgatccctaggtcagtgGAGCCGTGTTGGATCGGGGAGCCAGGAATACTCGAGTCAGCCTCGTTTGAGAAGTCAAAGCCATCTGGGAttcaacatataaaattttaGTGCTTTTTTGCTGCTCTATTCTTTTCTGAGCATTTTGACCCAGGCAGATAAGAGAATGTATATATGGATATGACATAAACACAAACATTATTTATATAgttacatgtgtgtgcacagca
Proteins encoded in this window:
- the HYCC2 gene encoding hyccin 2 isoform X3, with translation MWVYLRLTVSRDRQSNGCIEALLLGIYNLEIADKDGNNKVLSFTIPSLSKPSIYHEPSTIGSMALTEGALCQHDLIRVVYSDLHPQRETFTAQNRFEVLSFLMLCYNSAIVYMPASSYQSLCRMGSRVCVSGFPRQHEKQWKELCGRIVLDPEFMVQLLTGVYYAMYNGQWDLGQEVLDDIIYRAQLELFSQPLLVANAMKNSLPFDAPDSSQEGQKVLKVEVTPTVPRISRSAITTASIRRHRWRREDGFDFSNEADSSIPGSPIQHGSTDLGIKRVQEGEVLVHRTPEHGSPEPNSAAATTEGAEGINGGEESVNLNDADEGFSSGASLSSQPIGIKPSSSSQRGSLRKVATGRSAKDKETTSAIKSNESPRDSVVRRQYVQQPTDLSVDSIELTPMKKHLSLPAGQVVPKTNSINLIRTASASSSKSFDYVNGSQASTSIGVGTEGITNLAANNANRYSTVSLQEDRLGQATEGKELLSPGAPLTKQSRSPSFNMQLISQV